One Triplophysa dalaica isolate WHDGS20190420 chromosome 1, ASM1584641v1, whole genome shotgun sequence DNA segment encodes these proteins:
- the sult5a1 gene encoding sulfotransferase family 5A, member 1, whose amino-acid sequence MARLDVAETFYNIKFPGHMHTQDSLNYAANFKFQDTDTVIVTYPKSGTTWMQEIIIMVLNKGDPTIACSQPNWLRAPWLEQYFFCQLLQASTGPRIITTHLPYHILAPALRDSKAKVVYVARNPKDVAVSYYHFHKMANFLPDPGTFSEFLSDFLEGTVHYGSWFDHVKGWTDHAQNFQKFLYITYEEMCQDLYGSLEKVSRFLQCTLTEEELKISQKHCSFNSMEENIMVNYTLIPQEIMDHSKGKFMRKGKIGDWKNMFTEEQSDVFDAVYSAQMADSSQLFKLEYFESTPKPMITISTPASSSLRNDSTQ is encoded by the exons ATGGCTCGGTTAGATGTTGCTGAAACCTTTTATAATATCAAGTTTCCAGGGCACATGCACACCCAGGACTCTCTGAATTATGCTGCCAACTTCAAGTTTCAGGACACAGATACTGTAATTGTCACCTACCCAAAATCAG GAACCACGTGGATGCAGGAAATCATCATAATGGTTTTGAATAAAGGAGACCCAACTATAGCTTGTTCTCAGCCCAACTGGTTGCGTGCCCCTTGGCTTGAGCAGTACTTCTTCTGTCAACTTCTGCAAGCGTCCACAGGACCCCGAATCATAACCACACACCTGCCCTACCACATACTGGCGCCGGCACTACGAGACTCCAAAGCAAAG GTTGTCTATGTGGCCAGAAATCCCAAAGACGTGGCTGTGTCCTATTATCACTTTCACAAGATGGCAAACTTTCTGCCCGACCCGGGCACATTCTCTGAGTTTCTGAGTGACTTTCTGGAGGGTACAG TGCATTACGGCTCTTGGTTTGATCACGTGAAGGGCTGGACCGATCACGCACAGAATTTTCAGAAGTTTCTTTATATCACATATGAGGAAATGTGTCAG GATCTTTATGGGTCTCTTGAGAAGGTGAGCCGTTTCCTGCAGTGCACTTTAACCGAGGAAGAGCTGAAAATTTCtcaaaaacactgtagtttCAATTCCATGGAGGAGAACATCATGGTGAACTACACACTCATCCCACAAGAGATCATGGACCACAGCAAGGGCAAGTTCATGAGGAAAG GTAAAATTGGAGACTGGAAGAACATGTTCACTGAGGAACAGAGTGACGTATTTGATGCTGTGTACTCCGCTCAGATGGCAGATTCCTCACAGCTGTTTAAATTGGAATACTTTGAGAGTACTCCAAAACCAATGATCACCATCAGTACTCCAGCGTCAAGTTCTCTCAGAAATGATTCTACtcagtaa
- the hp gene encoding haptoglobin, giving the protein MKWLSVAVLLAGSFACLPNVSLGLDRVSENVSALRPKRMIGGSVTAPFPWHAMVYLSENILDGGFAGGALIAERWILTAGRNLFVRKSRNDTRGKEPLIPKVYLGISYRSDARASTEVAVEKVFLHPGFQNTSDWDNDLALIKLKEPVNFSESIMPIPLPGVGDNQEEKKGERGIIAGWGWGRLFTTAPILKFLALPIVPCQGEYQAKVLASTPNVTDTQFCTGPSKYQENVCFGDAGGALAFLNANTNEVYAAGVLSFDKACSVEDHAVYIKISAYLPWIHSVMRGDSHEFAARRTSFFNRMFPDILPLVDSKGAVHDELLYTILQSQKYQDMK; this is encoded by the exons ATGAAGTG GCTGTCTGTGGCTGTGCTGCTCGCGGGCTCGTTCGCTTGCCTGCCAAATGTGTCTCTGGGTTTGGATCGAGTCAGTGAAAATGTTTCGG CCCTACGACCCAAACGAATGATAGGGGGATCTGTGACCGCACCATTCCCCTGGCATGCCATGGTGTACCTAAGTGAAAATATACTGGACGGAGGTTTCGCTGGAGGAGCCTTGATAGCCGAGCGCTGGATCTTGACTGCTGGCAGGAATCTATTTGTAAGAAAGAGTCGAAATGACACAAGAGGAAAAGAGCCGCTCATACCAAAAGTCTATCTGGGAATCAGTTATCGCTCTGATGCACGGGCCTCTACAGAAGTCGCAGTAGAGAAG GTGTTTTTACATCCAGGCTTTCAGAACACATCCGACTGGGACAATGACCTTGCTCTGATCAAACTTAAGGAGCCGGTGAATTTCAGTGAGTCTATAATGCCCATCCCACTGCCTGGGGTTGGAGATAACCAGGAAGagaaaaaaggagagagaggcATCATCGCTGGATGGGGCTGGGGGAGACTTTTTACCACTGCTCCCATACTGAAGTTTCTGGCTCTACCCATTGTGCCGTGCCAGGGAGAATACCAGGCAAAAGTTCTTGCAAGTACACCGAATGTGACTGACACACAGTTCTGCACCGGACCCAGTAAATATCAAGAAAACGTGTGTTTTGGGGACGCAGGGGGCGCTCTCGCATTCCTTAACGCCAACACCAATGAAGTTTACGCTGCAGGAGTCCTTTCTTTTGACAAGGCCTGTTCTGTAGAAGATCACGCTGTATACATAAAGATCTCTGCTTACCTGCCCTGGATTCACAGTGTCATGAGAGGAGATTCGCATGAATTTGCAGCACGCCGCACTTCATTTTTCAATCGCATGTTTCCCGACATTTTGCCCTTAGTTGATTCTAAGGGCGCAGTTCACGATGAACTATTATACACAATATTACAATCACAAAAGTATCAAGATATGAAATAA